Below is a window of Candidatus Binatia bacterium DNA.
GGCCGCGCGCATGGCCAAGGCGTATTGCTCCGATGCTTTTTTCCAAGTGGCCAACGACACCATCCAAGTGCATGGCGGGATGGGGTTCACTTGGGAGCACTCCGCCCACTTGTACTTCAAACGGGCCAAGAGCAGCGCCCTGCTCTTTGGCGATGCCGTGCACCATCGCGACAAACTGGCAGGCCTGATCGGCCTCTAAAAGTTCCGTCCCTCGGTTTGGGCGCGTTGCTCGGGCGCAAGCCATTCCCAAGCAGCGCGTCCGGCCCCTAAAATCGCGAGTGCGACGAGTAAGACCACCACGGCGCGACGATAATGTCTCGCTCCGTGGCGTTCGAACATCAGCCGCCCGAGGCTGACGCCGGCCAATGCCGGCACGATCCAAAGGAGCGCGAGCAACCCCACCCGCGGCGTCAAAAGTCCGGTTCCCGCCATGGCGGCAAGCGAAACACTGTCGGCAACGACAAAGAACGCAATCAGCGAAGCGCGGATGGCGGCCGCAGAACCAGACGCGTTCAAGTAGTAGAGAATCACGGGCGGACCCCCGACCGAGGCGCTTGCGTTCAACACCCCCGAGCAAAAACCCGCAAGCAGTTGCACCCAGAATCCCCGGGCCCGGGGACGAGACTGCTCGCGCGTGAGCGTGGCCGCGGCAAAGAGGACTGCCAACGATACCCACAAACGCAGGGCGCTTGGGGAAGCGTGGGCGAGCAACCACACCCCTGGCGCCGTGCCGACAACCATGCCGACCCCCAGCCACAGAATCGACGGCCAGTGCACTTGCGACCAAACACCCGGCAGCAAGTGAATGCTCGCAAAAATCTCCAAACACAAAATTGCGGGCACGACCTCGGCAGGCGGATGGAGGAGCGCAAGCCCACTCACAGCCACAAGCGCAAAGCCAAACCCGCTAAAGCCGCGTACGGTGCCGGCAAGCAAAAGAACGAGGGAATCGAAAACGAGCTCCGCCAATAAGGCCATTCCGGGTTAATCAGGGGAGTCGCAACCAACGACAGACGACAGAATTCAGCGATAAAAAAACAGGCGTGCCGCCCGCCCAACGGCACGCCTGTTCGCTTCACGGGAGCAAGCTTTCACTCAGCTGGAATGAGGTAGGTCAAACCGATCCCGGTAGTCACGAATTGAACTTCGTTGGTGGGGTTCACCCGCTGGTCGAGCTGATTGTAGCGCGCCCAAGCGCCTACGCTGAGCGCATCGCTCAACAATAGATTGATCCCCCCGCCCGTCGAAAAGCCCCAGGACGTGCGGCTAATCGGCGTGTCCCCAGACAAGCCCGTAAATACACCCACTTGAAACGTCTGGTATGCCTCCAGGTTTAGGTCCCCAAGGGCGAGCGGCTCGGCAATCCGCGGCCCAGCGTGAAACCCGAAGGCCCAAGTGGCATCCTTGTCGCGGATGCCAGGGCGGTTGTCGTTCGGAAAGCCAACCACTTGCGCTTGCGCCATTACCCCCAAATAGTCGTTCATCATGTAAGCCACATAGGGGCTGAATGTTCCACCGGTTTCCAACCGATCCGTGGTCTTCTCCACAGGGATGGCGGCACCTAAGTCCAAGCCGGCCAGAACCTTGCTTTTCTCTTCCCCATGGCTGAGCGCAGGCGAAAACCCGGCAACCAATGCAACGAGGGCTAAGGTCCAGAATCGGCGTCCTTTCATGCTCCACACCTCCTTTTCCTAACGTTGGTGCTTGCAACCAAACCGTGGTTGTTCGTAACGCGCAGATGGGCGCGCTTGCTGGCCGGCTTACATAACAACTTTTTTTCTAAACACCAGAGGTACAGCGGGGTCGAACAGCCGCGGGTGATGCGCACGGGGGCGAGTGGCGAATCGTAGGGGCGACGCATGCGTCGCCCGTCGGGCGGAGGTTACCAGCGAGTGGCGAGTGGTGGGAAGTGGATGATGGTGAGGGCGCGCGTTGGCGATGGTGTCGCGGCTGGTGCCACGGGCGTTGCCATCTTGCCACCTTGCGCCGACGCCATCGTAGGGGCGACGCATGCGTCACCCCTACGCCGCGGTGTCACGGGCGGGACTTTGCCAGCTCTCCCTTCCGAGAACGACTCAATGGGCGCTCCATGGCCTCGAGCCAGGCTGCGCATAACAGCGGAAAGAGGATCTCGTGGTGGCCGGTAAGGTGGATGCCGTGGCCATCCGGCATGGTCGGTCGCTGGAGCACGTTGAGTTGCGGGCGGTAGTGGCGGAGAAAATCGAGGTTCACGGTTAAGAGCTTCTCCACGCGGTGGCCGAGGTTACGCGCCAGGCTTACGGCTTTAACGAAGACCTCCGGCAAAACCACCGCGGAGCCAAGGAGGATAAAAGCACCACGGTCCAACCCGGCAACCAAAGCCGCGAGGTGCCTGAAGTCATCGAGGCTCGCTTGTCCAATCTTGGCCCCGTCGGCCTGCGGGTGCATGTGGATGATGTCGGTGCCGAGTGCCACGTGCACGGTCACCGGAATTCTTAACCGATAAGCGCGGGCAACAATGCTGATGTCGGGATGGGCGAGTTGGGCATCTTGCAAGGCGCGCCCAACCGCAGCCCCTAACCCCTCGCCAGAACGTGCCTCCGCAATGGCTCGGTTGAGGA
It encodes the following:
- a CDS encoding sulfite exporter TauE/SafE family protein, translated to MAELVFDSLVLLLAGTVRGFSGFGFALVAVSGLALLHPPAEVVPAILCLEIFASIHLLPGVWSQVHWPSILWLGVGMVVGTAPGVWLLAHASPSALRLWVSLAVLFAAATLTREQSRPRARGFWVQLLAGFCSGVLNASASVGGPPVILYYLNASGSAAAIRASLIAFFVVADSVSLAAMAGTGLLTPRVGLLALLWIVPALAGVSLGRLMFERHGARHYRRAVVVLLVALAILGAGRAAWEWLAPEQRAQTEGRNF
- a CDS encoding outer membrane beta-barrel protein — protein: MKGRRFWTLALVALVAGFSPALSHGEEKSKVLAGLDLGAAIPVEKTTDRLETGGTFSPYVAYMMNDYLGVMAQAQVVGFPNDNRPGIRDKDATWAFGFHAGPRIAEPLALGDLNLEAYQTFQVGVFTGLSGDTPISRTSWGFSTGGGINLLLSDALSVGAWARYNQLDQRVNPTNEVQFVTTGIGLTYLIPAE